In a single window of the Porites lutea chromosome 14, jaPorLute2.1, whole genome shotgun sequence genome:
- the LOC140924352 gene encoding vam6/Vps39-like protein: protein MHDAFEHAVILEKLPLQIECIATFGDNLLVGTRQGHLLLYGVKDGTGDNRFEVELRSSNKLFSKRPILQLAVVEQLNLLISLSDAVISVHNLETFALKFTLHKTKGATVFAVSIKERKQSSVFDPSPPLELKLCVAVKRKLQLFNWRNGEFQEGEDLFLPDVARSVVWTKESLCVGFKREYSLIKTNTGAQTELFSTGRHLEPTIATLPSGELILCRDDMSIITDSEGKKTQKQTLTWSDTPTALDYVEPYVIGLLPRYVEIRTISPRALIQSIELSKPRYITQGKHMYVASTSHVWRLIPVSIPMQIQQLLQDKQFSLALMLADMVVEPEEEKAKRKESIQNLFAFDMFCQKRFDDSLQLFAQLETDPTHVIGLFPDLLPSEFRKQLEYPAPPPPLTPGELEKGCLALVEYLTQKRNDLIKRLDKAESLMKGRSKDTAEKSSEADIKTQKNIMHRRQIIDTTLLKCYLQTNDALVAPLLRLKENYCHVEECERVLMKSKKYNELVILYQTKGLHKKALDLLLRQAQKSSSQLRGHQRTVQYLQHLGHEHLKLIFDFSVWVLKAHPDDGLKIFTEDLPEVEGLPRDKVLAHIEQNAKQLTIRYLEHIIFIWNESKPEFHNKLINCYRERVQVLMREYLDSLPEGDEPFPPGSEPGELGELRGRLLFLLETSKHYQAQHLLTHFPETFYHERALLLGRVGRHEEALAIYIHVLHDAKLAEEYCHRNYNEGKEGSKDVYVSLLRMYLEPPKINSKEVKPSITVALNVLQEHHQKISTAKALELLPSSIEVREVYTFLSSVLEDKEKKRKNCQVLKSLLFAEHLQVQQQRMYHQARKILLTDERACQVCHKKIGNSAFAYYPSGEILHYYCCKNLTSPPGSAHTTPRHSPTPEDNMLPRF from the exons ATGCACGATGCCTTTGAACATGCTGTTATATTGGAGAAGCTTCCACTCCAAATAGAGTGCATTGCTACCTTTG GTGACAATCTTCTTGTGGGAACAAGACAGGGTCACTTGCTTCTATATGGAGTCAAAGATGGCACAG GTGATAATAGATTTGAAGTTGAGTTGCGAAGCTCCAATAAGTTGTTTTCAAAGAGACCAATTTTGCAG TTAGCTGTTGTTGAACAACTCAATTTGCTGATTAGTTTATCAG ATGCTGTGATAAGTGTTCACAACTTGGAAACATTTGCTCTCAAGTTTACTTTGCACAAAACAAAAGGAGCCACAGTTTTTGCTGTCAGTATTAag gAGAGAAAACAGTCGTCAGTATTTG ATCCTTCTCCACCTCTTGAATTGAAGTTATGTGTAGCAGTCAAAAGAAAGTTACAA CTTTTTAACTGGAGAAATGGAGAGTTTCAAGAAGGTGAAGACCTATTCTTACCAGATGTTGCCAGATCTGTTGTATGGACAAAAGAATCGCTCTGTGTTGGTTTCAAAAGAGAATACTCACTTATAAAG ACTAACACAGGTGCGCAGACTGAACTGTTTTCAACTGGACGACATTTGGAACCTACAATTGCTACTTTACCAAGTGGAGAACTTATCTTATGTCGTGATGACATGAGTATCATTACTGACAGCGAGGGgaaaaaaacacagaaacaaacatTGACTTGGTCAGACACACCAACAGCATTAG ACTATGTGGAGCCATATGTCATTGGTCTACTTCCTCGCTATGTTGAAATACGAACAATCAGTCCACGTGCCCTCATTCAAAGCATTGAACTTTCTAAACCAAGGTATATTACTCAAGGCAAGCATATGTATGTGGCATCCACAAGCCATGTCTGGAGACTTATTCCTGTCTCCATACCTATGCAGATACAGCAGCTATTACAGGACAAGCAGTTTAGTCTTGCTCTTATGTTGGCA GATATGGTTGTTGAACCTGAGGAAGAGAAAGCAAAACGTAAAGAGAGTATTCAGAACCTGTTTGCCTTTGATATGTTCTGTCAGAAGCGATTTGATGACTCTTTACAACTCTTTGCCCAGTTGGAAACAG ATCCTACTCACGTGATTGGACTTTTTCCGGATCTCCTTCCAAGTGAATTTCGTAAACAACTTGAATACCCAGCACCTCCCCCGCCGCTAACACCGGGGGAACTAGAGAAAGGCTGTCTAGCACTTGTGGAGTATCTCACTCAG AAAAGAAATGATCTGATAAAAAGACTTGACAAGGCTGAAAGTTTGATGAAAGGAAGAAGCAAAGATACTGCTGAGAAAAGTAGTGaag CTGATATAAAAACTCAGAAGAACATCATGCACAGAAGGCAGATTATTGACACTACACTTCTAAAATGCTACCTTCAG ACAAATGATGCTCTTGTTGCTCCGCTACTGAGACTGAAGGAAAACTACTGTCATGTTGAAGAGTGTGAAAGAGTTCTAATGAAAAGCAAAAAGTATAATGAATTGGTGATTCTTTACCAGACAAAAGGTCTTCACAAGAAAG CACTGGATCTTTTGTTAAGGCAAGCTCAAAAATCCAGCAGTCAGCTGAGAGGTCATCAGAGAACAGTTCAATACCTGCAGCATTtag GTCATGAACatttaaaacttatttttgATTTTTCCGTGTGGGTATTGAAAGCTCATCCTGATGATGGTTTGAAG ATATTTACAGAGGATTTACCAGAAGTAGAAGGACTTCCTCGGGACAAAGTGCTGGCTCACATAGAACAGAATGCTAAACAGTTGACTATTAGATACTTG GAACATATAATTTTTATCTGGAATGAATCAAAGCCTGAATTTCACAACAAGCTTATCAACTGTTACCGTGAGAGGGTGCAAGTTCTGATGAGGGAGTACTTAGATTCATTACCTGAAG GTGACGAGCCTTTTCCTCCTGGCAGTGAACCAGGTGAACTGGGTGAATTAAGAGGAAGACTTCTTTTCCTCCTGGAAACATCAAAACACTACCAAGCTCAGCATCTACTTACACACTTCCCTGAGA CCTTCTATCATGAACGAGCGCTTCTCCTGGGTCGAGTAGGAAGACACGAGGAAGCATTAGCCATTTATATTCACGTTTTACACGATGCTAAGCTAGCAGAAGA ATACTGTCATCGAAACTATAATGAAGGCAAAGAAGGAAGTAAAGAT GTGTACGTGTCACTACTGCGCATGTACTTGGAGCCTCCTAAGATCAACAGCAAGGAAGTAAAACCGAGCATTACAGTGGCGCTCAATGTGCTTCAAGAACATCACCAGAAGATTTCAACTGCTAAG GCGCTTGAGTTACTTCCCTCTTCCATTGAGGTGCGAGAAGTGTATACATTTTTGTCGAGTGTTTTGGAGGATAAGGAGAAGAAACGCAAAAATTGTCAAGTACTGAAAAGTCTTTTGTTTGCAGAACATTTACAG GTTCAACAACAGCGCATGTACCATCAGGCTCGTAAAATCCTGTTAACAGATGAAAGAGCGTGCCAAGTCTGCcataaaaaaattggaaacag CGCATTTGCTTATTACCCGTCTGGAGAAATCCTTCATTACTACTGCTGCAAAAACCTGACCTCCCCCCCTGGTAGTGCGCACACCACACCGAGGCACAGCCCAACACCTGAGGATAATATGCTACCAAGATTCTGA
- the LOC140924228 gene encoding eukaryotic translation initiation factor 1-like — protein sequence MSIQNLQTYDPFSDANKGLRETSLQDTPIHIRIQQRNGRKTLTTVQGIHDGYDKKKLVKAFKKQFNCNGTVVENEEYGEVIQLQGDQRNNISEFLTSIDLAKKEQLHVHGF from the exons ATGTCGATTCAGAACCTTCAAACTTATG ATCCTTTTTCGGATGCTAATAAGGGACTGCGCGAAACATCATTACAAGATACGCCTATTCACATCCGCATACAACAGCGAAACGGAAGAAAGACTTTAACTACAGTGCAGGGAATTCATGATGGCTATGACAAGAAAAAGCTTGTGAAAGCTTTCAAAAAG CAATTTAACTGTAACGGGACAGTAGTTGAAAATGAAGAGTATGGAGAGGTGATTCAGCTCCAGGGAGACCAGCGTAACAATATTTCTGAGTTTCTCACATCTATTGACTTGGCAAAGAAGGAGCAGCTGCATGTCCATGGATTTTAA